The Acidicapsa acidisoli genome contains a region encoding:
- a CDS encoding MFS transporter: protein MNTQTRTSSASLARRLVAGFTPPALPPCSRRALRFHLAFTILYAVFEGITANAPVMAVESMNATDVQLQMPLAMASGGLFLSVLMGSVMARRPKKPFVLAPGFTAAVAAIVMACMPTAGWFLFMLGIVSICDFAMRPAVPSIMRIVYPVNCRSHVSGTMRQYGSVAFLAATLLSSALLSTASVLSVRTLIRIEIGFGGIVCAAAFLCFRMLPDHGDGSGAEADAVDDPQTPPLQAALSPLRDKWFLYYLLCIFVYSFSNLFYQGVIPAFFARDLHFGYLQTALLIHIIPSIAAFFCGGFLSTWFERTSIWRSFSLVALLWGLDPVIVAAAPYSWPMLILARCLRGPATLGSMVISFFTGVHSFARPGGNTSRYMAAQFMVNGVARLSAPLVAAFALAYLSRRSIIFYGGLGILGASALFLAPDKRSTVCADSHRDELPVEVA, encoded by the coding sequence GTGAATACTCAAACAAGGACTTCGTCCGCGAGTCTTGCCAGGCGTTTAGTCGCTGGATTCACTCCACCGGCTTTACCCCCCTGCTCGCGGCGGGCCCTCCGCTTTCATCTCGCATTCACCATTCTCTATGCTGTCTTCGAGGGCATCACCGCCAACGCGCCGGTGATGGCCGTCGAATCGATGAACGCGACCGACGTTCAATTGCAGATGCCTCTCGCCATGGCGTCGGGCGGACTATTTCTCTCTGTGCTGATGGGGTCGGTGATGGCGAGGCGGCCCAAGAAACCGTTTGTCCTCGCGCCAGGATTCACCGCCGCAGTCGCGGCCATTGTCATGGCATGTATGCCGACAGCAGGGTGGTTTCTCTTTATGCTGGGTATCGTCTCCATCTGCGATTTCGCCATGCGCCCTGCCGTACCCTCGATCATGCGCATCGTCTATCCCGTTAATTGCCGTTCGCATGTCTCGGGAACTATGCGACAGTACGGATCGGTTGCATTTCTTGCCGCCACGCTCTTGTCCTCAGCCCTACTTTCCACGGCGAGTGTCTTGTCGGTACGCACTCTCATTCGTATCGAGATCGGCTTCGGCGGAATCGTATGTGCGGCAGCATTCCTCTGCTTTCGCATGTTGCCCGATCATGGCGATGGCAGCGGTGCTGAAGCCGACGCAGTCGACGATCCGCAAACTCCCCCACTGCAAGCGGCTCTTTCCCCTTTGCGTGACAAATGGTTCCTCTACTACCTGCTGTGCATTTTCGTCTACTCCTTCTCCAACTTATTTTATCAGGGCGTTATCCCGGCATTCTTCGCACGTGATCTTCACTTTGGATATCTGCAAACCGCGCTGCTCATCCATATCATTCCCAGCATTGCGGCGTTTTTCTGCGGAGGCTTTCTCTCCACATGGTTTGAACGCACATCCATCTGGCGTTCCTTCTCGCTGGTCGCCTTGCTCTGGGGGCTTGACCCCGTCATCGTGGCCGCCGCTCCGTACTCTTGGCCGATGCTTATCCTTGCTCGTTGCCTGCGCGGTCCCGCAACTCTTGGCAGCATGGTCATCTCCTTTTTTACGGGTGTGCATTCTTTCGCACGTCCTGGCGGGAACACTTCGCGCTATATGGCCGCTCAATTTATGGTCAACGGCGTCGCGCGCCTTTCAGCGCCGCTGGTTGCAGCGTTTGCTTTGGCTTACCTTTCGCGGCGATCCATCATTTTTTATGGTGGGCTGGGAATTCTTGGCGCCTCCGCATTGTTTCTCGCGCCAGATAAGCGGTCCACTGTATGCGCTGACTCTCACAGAGATGAGCTGCCGGTGGAGGTAGCATGA
- a CDS encoding TonB-dependent receptor produces the protein MSCIAIGRSLLRNMRVMLGVFVVCASLWPAATANGQGLTGEISGKIQDSSAQMIGGADITLIRVDTGQTLKIKSDNAGEFLFLDVLPGNYSLKVEHAGFNIFEQNDLALSSGEHLVIHSVTLEVGAISETIVVGANEAPVETESSDRSGLIDTVQLQQLSLKGRDYLGLLHLLPGVLDTANPTREAPGNRALIGLFINGNRQGSLNLNLDGISTLSLGGGTGPFLEASTEAVAETKILLTNYQAEYGRSVGGTINTVTKNGTREFHGGAYYYFRNEDLNANDYFANREGLPRSRYRYNNPGYLIGGPVIFPGTKFNRGRDKLFFFWSQDILARTVPTSVSYQTFPTQLERTGDFSQSYGQNGQLIVVKDPLTGQPFPGNKIPAGRISAQGQELLNLFPTPGPFDPTHSYNDVFQAQLGEPHRDMILRVDWNISPKTFAYVRGIRDYQSTLGSFGFVLASPSWPQLPINYQIPCQGIVGTLIHLFSENKVNEVTFGANRGVQTEGPATSAGLLANQRSNLPVNIPQFFPASNPDDVVPNATFSGIPNAPELFIDPRFPYFGRNNVWVWMDNFSWTHGVHNMKFGAYIEYSAVNESNSTSFNGTFSFNTDANNPLDSGYTFANAVLGNTDSYTESTGHPGGHVRDRRVEWYAQDNWRATSRLTIDAGIRFYFLLPSYNAKVQYSAFDPKVYNSTDQPVLIEPAVNSTSGKEIGVDPETGQTYPAVKIGTFSPSDGGTPNQGMVVYNPGSAILNTPPIQVAPRLGFSWDVFGNGRTAVRSGVGLYYDRFPDDEIAQLAAQPPVVNTPTTYYTTIASLLASPLSLSPNTVFGMNHNWKPTEVANWSFGIQQDAGFGTLVDVAYIGNIMRRGMQIQDLNATQYGTDFLPSSYLNGILLPPNFLRKYTGFASIENMEFNSNSNYNALQVSVTKRVSGKVTFSVAYTRSKVLDIADTPTTAVNPNLNVRARDYGPAGFDARQNLSLSYVYPIPSVSRRARGFVHEALDGWSLSGVASFISGQPTAITYNFLTPVDITGANGVGVDSRVDLSCNPNLGHGDKSFSRAFNTSCIHPPIRAEDGIGDASKAPFVGPGIEDFDTSIFKNFGVGGSETRRIQFRLESYNTLNHPQFTTVSNNAVFDSSGNQVNNQLGQYTADNPTRRLVLALKYYF, from the coding sequence ATGAGTTGTATCGCGATAGGGAGAAGTCTGCTCCGCAATATGCGAGTCATGCTGGGAGTTTTTGTCGTATGCGCCAGCCTATGGCCGGCTGCCACCGCGAACGGACAGGGATTGACCGGCGAGATTTCGGGCAAGATTCAGGATTCCAGCGCGCAGATGATCGGCGGTGCCGACATAACTCTCATTCGAGTCGATACTGGACAGACTCTTAAAATTAAAAGCGATAACGCCGGTGAGTTCTTATTCCTCGATGTCCTCCCGGGTAACTATAGCCTGAAGGTCGAGCACGCGGGTTTCAATATCTTTGAGCAAAACGATCTCGCACTTTCGTCCGGAGAACATCTTGTTATTCACTCAGTCACCCTCGAGGTCGGCGCGATCTCGGAAACCATCGTTGTCGGAGCCAATGAAGCCCCGGTAGAAACTGAAAGCTCCGATCGTTCCGGACTAATTGACACCGTTCAACTTCAACAGTTGTCTCTTAAAGGACGAGACTATCTCGGCCTGCTGCACCTTCTTCCCGGCGTCCTGGACACTGCCAATCCAACTCGCGAAGCCCCGGGAAATCGTGCTCTGATTGGCCTTTTTATCAACGGCAACCGGCAGGGATCGTTGAATCTGAACCTCGATGGAATTTCTACTTTGTCTCTGGGTGGAGGCACCGGCCCATTTCTTGAGGCCAGTACAGAGGCAGTGGCCGAGACCAAAATCCTTCTCACCAACTACCAGGCGGAATACGGCCGGAGCGTTGGTGGAACAATCAACACAGTTACAAAAAATGGAACACGCGAGTTTCATGGCGGCGCGTATTACTACTTCCGCAACGAAGACCTGAACGCAAATGATTACTTTGCAAATCGTGAAGGTCTGCCTCGCTCCAGGTACCGCTATAACAATCCCGGTTACCTGATTGGCGGTCCGGTGATTTTTCCCGGCACAAAATTCAACCGGGGACGCGACAAGCTTTTCTTCTTCTGGTCTCAGGACATCCTTGCCCGTACCGTCCCAACCAGTGTTTCTTACCAGACTTTTCCGACTCAGCTCGAGCGCACGGGTGACTTCTCGCAATCCTATGGTCAGAATGGCCAGCTGATAGTGGTCAAGGACCCGCTCACGGGCCAACCTTTTCCAGGAAATAAAATCCCCGCCGGGCGCATCAGCGCTCAGGGACAGGAACTCCTCAATCTCTTTCCCACCCCCGGCCCCTTCGATCCGACGCACAGCTACAACGATGTCTTTCAGGCGCAGTTGGGTGAGCCTCATCGCGATATGATCTTACGCGTCGACTGGAATATCTCCCCAAAAACCTTCGCTTACGTTCGGGGAATCAGGGACTATCAGTCCACGCTTGGAAGCTTTGGTTTTGTGCTCGCCTCGCCGAGTTGGCCTCAACTCCCGATCAATTATCAAATCCCGTGCCAAGGCATCGTTGGCACGCTCATCCATCTCTTCAGCGAGAACAAGGTGAACGAAGTGACCTTTGGCGCCAACCGTGGCGTGCAGACCGAAGGTCCTGCAACAAGTGCCGGGCTCCTGGCGAATCAGCGATCCAACCTTCCTGTAAATATCCCTCAATTTTTTCCGGCCTCGAACCCCGATGACGTCGTGCCCAACGCAACCTTCAGCGGCATTCCCAATGCGCCCGAGCTCTTCATCGACCCCCGCTTTCCTTACTTTGGGCGGAACAATGTGTGGGTCTGGATGGACAACTTCTCGTGGACGCACGGCGTGCACAACATGAAATTCGGCGCATACATCGAATATTCGGCCGTAAACGAGTCGAACAGCACGTCGTTCAATGGCACGTTTTCGTTCAACACTGACGCTAACAATCCCCTGGATAGCGGCTACACCTTCGCCAACGCGGTTCTGGGCAATACCGACAGCTATACCGAATCCACAGGTCATCCAGGCGGGCACGTGCGAGACAGGCGCGTCGAGTGGTATGCGCAGGACAATTGGCGAGCCACATCGCGGCTAACGATCGATGCCGGTATCCGCTTCTATTTCCTTTTGCCAAGCTATAACGCGAAGGTCCAGTACTCCGCCTTCGATCCAAAGGTCTACAACTCCACCGACCAGCCAGTCCTCATTGAGCCGGCTGTCAACTCCACCAGCGGGAAAGAAATTGGCGTCGATCCCGAGACTGGCCAGACGTATCCTGCGGTGAAGATCGGCACCTTCTCGCCCAGCGATGGCGGTACTCCGAATCAAGGCATGGTTGTATATAACCCAGGATCTGCTATCTTGAACACGCCGCCCATCCAGGTTGCTCCCCGCCTGGGTTTCTCGTGGGACGTCTTCGGCAACGGCCGCACCGCGGTTCGCTCCGGAGTGGGCCTGTATTATGACCGCTTTCCCGATGATGAGATTGCGCAACTCGCCGCGCAGCCTCCCGTGGTCAATACACCCACCACGTACTACACCACCATCGCCAGTCTTCTCGCTTCGCCGCTTAGCCTGAGCCCGAACACCGTATTCGGGATGAATCATAACTGGAAACCGACGGAGGTTGCCAATTGGAGCTTCGGAATCCAGCAGGATGCCGGGTTTGGAACACTGGTGGATGTTGCGTATATCGGCAATATCATGCGCCGCGGAATGCAGATTCAGGATCTGAACGCCACGCAATACGGCACGGACTTTTTGCCTTCGAGTTATCTCAACGGCATTCTCCTGCCGCCCAATTTCCTGCGCAAATATACCGGCTTCGCCAGCATCGAGAATATGGAGTTCAACAGCAACTCCAACTACAATGCGCTGCAGGTGAGTGTCACCAAGCGCGTCTCTGGCAAGGTAACTTTCAGTGTCGCCTACACAAGGTCAAAGGTGCTCGACATTGCCGATACCCCAACGACGGCTGTCAATCCTAATCTGAACGTACGTGCGCGCGATTACGGTCCTGCCGGCTTCGACGCCAGACAGAACCTCTCACTGAGCTACGTGTACCCCATTCCCTCTGTGAGCAGGAGAGCGCGAGGCTTCGTGCATGAGGCGCTTGATGGATGGTCTCTTTCCGGCGTTGCATCCTTCATCAGCGGCCAGCCCACGGCCATCACATACAACTTCCTTACTCCCGTCGACATCACCGGCGCCAATGGTGTCGGCGTCGATAGCCGCGTCGACCTGTCGTGCAATCCGAATCTGGGACACGGCGACAAGTCGTTCTCCCGCGCGTTCAATACATCGTGCATCCATCCGCCCATCAGGGCGGAGGATGGCATTGGCGATGCATCCAAGGCGCCGTTTGTCGGGCCGGGCATCGAGGACTTCGATACTTCGATATTCAAGAACTTCGGCGTCGGAGGCAGCGAAACACGAAGAATTCAGTTTCGTCTCGAGTCGTACAACACTCTCAACCATCCTCAATTCACCACGGTTTCCAACAATGCCGTCTTCGACTCATCCGGGAACCAGGTCAATAATCAATTGGGACAATACACTGCGGATAATCCGACGCGGCGGCTTGTTCTAGCCCTCAAGTACTATTTCTGA
- a CDS encoding glycosyltransferase family protein, which produces MKLLVSWIRELGRYVSREFHFTMRDLIGIHGWRHVEPWVLTQCSQSPQDKLIELCGALPDYVLFWESYGLVNAIAPALKAMGCRMDIFIDDLHLLWGAESEREDRLRALLSCDRVLTPYAYVFDDFYPELRGQKEVHWVPHAASSDFVLPLNETPKGKILLSGFVGAPYPLRTRMKQLMEQGWDAIEQLEHPGYFEDYDYANDPRVGPGYAATIHQYLAGFTDAAIYRYVVAKHFEIPATGALLVTDSVVEEPLRELGFIEGVHYIATTLETLEDKIRYVLDERNREEMNSIRRNGQALVLSTHCTQHRSQLLDSLASRGTTASDCRSRLHATKLDDISASTAETKKV; this is translated from the coding sequence ATGAAGCTGCTCGTCTCCTGGATCCGCGAGCTTGGCCGCTACGTCAGCCGGGAATTTCACTTTACGATGCGCGACCTGATTGGCATCCATGGATGGCGGCATGTAGAACCATGGGTTCTGACACAGTGCAGCCAATCGCCTCAAGACAAACTCATAGAGTTATGCGGCGCTCTGCCCGATTACGTACTTTTCTGGGAGAGCTACGGGCTGGTGAATGCGATCGCTCCGGCGCTGAAAGCAATGGGCTGCCGGATGGATATCTTTATCGATGATCTGCATCTTCTGTGGGGGGCGGAGTCGGAGCGGGAGGACCGCCTGCGGGCATTGCTGTCCTGCGACCGCGTGCTCACGCCCTACGCATATGTCTTTGATGACTTCTACCCGGAACTCCGTGGTCAAAAAGAGGTCCATTGGGTTCCGCACGCCGCGTCGTCCGACTTTGTGCTGCCTCTGAATGAAACTCCAAAGGGCAAAATCCTACTCAGCGGGTTTGTGGGAGCGCCGTATCCGCTGCGAACCCGCATGAAGCAACTGATGGAACAGGGATGGGACGCAATCGAACAGCTTGAGCACCCTGGATATTTCGAGGACTATGACTACGCAAACGATCCGCGCGTGGGACCCGGTTATGCGGCTACAATCCACCAGTATCTCGCCGGATTCACGGATGCTGCCATCTACCGGTATGTCGTGGCCAAGCACTTTGAGATTCCTGCAACGGGGGCGCTGCTCGTAACAGACTCCGTTGTTGAGGAGCCTCTTCGCGAGCTTGGCTTTATAGAAGGCGTCCATTACATTGCCACAACGCTTGAAACTCTCGAAGACAAGATTCGATACGTTCTCGACGAAAGAAACCGGGAGGAAATGAATAGCATTCGCCGGAACGGGCAGGCGCTTGTCCTGAGCACGCATTGCACGCAGCATCGCAGTCAACTCCTCGACAGCCTCGCGTCCAGGGGCACTACAGCCAGCGATTGCCGGTCCCGCTTGCATGCAACAAAACTCGATGATATATCTGCCTCAACTGCGGAAACAAAAAAGGTTTGA
- a CDS encoding ferritin-like domain-containing protein, translating into MILLKKDLLQMLDGSIEGVRAALQHAVELEHATIPVYLYTLYSLGPGANQELAAIIRSVVIEEMLHMTIACNLLNAIGGAPVIDHPGFVPKYPGPLPGGVDAGLIVSLAPMSIEHVRNVFMGIEEPETPLRFKALAMEKDQPITIGMFYDQISRQLQESFFTGDVSRQVVAGWWPGRELFAITNLDQARRAIKIIVEQGEGTDLEPLDLEDDYAHYYRFAEIVHGRRLIKNPSATPDSPPEQRYIYGGAAVVFDPGQVQPLETNPGLQPYPAGSGAQIAVDAFNASYTNLLRCLHQVFNGHPELLRSAIGTMESLKEQARAITSIKVDAGTFAGPTFQYKALI; encoded by the coding sequence TGGAACTGGAACACGCTACCATTCCTGTCTACCTGTACACGCTCTACTCTCTCGGCCCTGGCGCAAATCAAGAGCTCGCAGCCATTATCCGATCGGTGGTGATAGAGGAAATGCTGCATATGACGATCGCCTGCAATTTGCTGAATGCGATCGGAGGCGCACCTGTCATTGACCACCCCGGATTTGTACCGAAGTATCCCGGTCCGCTTCCCGGCGGCGTCGATGCAGGCCTCATTGTTTCGCTTGCACCTATGTCGATTGAGCATGTGCGCAACGTATTCATGGGTATCGAGGAACCGGAAACCCCTCTACGGTTCAAAGCGCTCGCCATGGAAAAAGACCAGCCCATCACGATTGGGATGTTCTATGACCAGATTAGCCGTCAGTTGCAGGAATCCTTCTTCACTGGAGATGTTTCACGGCAGGTTGTTGCGGGCTGGTGGCCTGGCAGAGAGCTCTTTGCCATCACGAATCTTGATCAGGCGCGACGCGCCATCAAAATCATTGTTGAGCAGGGCGAGGGTACAGATTTAGAGCCGCTCGACCTCGAGGACGACTACGCCCATTATTATCGCTTCGCCGAGATTGTCCATGGCAGGCGGCTGATTAAGAACCCCAGCGCGACCCCTGACAGCCCGCCGGAGCAACGTTATATCTACGGCGGGGCGGCCGTGGTCTTCGACCCAGGACAAGTGCAGCCATTAGAGACGAATCCGGGCCTACAACCATATCCTGCGGGTAGTGGCGCACAGATTGCGGTGGACGCCTTCAATGCCAGCTACACGAACCTGCTGCGCTGCCTGCATCAGGTATTCAATGGTCATCCTGAACTTCTACGCAGCGCGATCGGGACAATGGAAAGTTTGAAAGAACAGGCTCGCGCCATCACCTCCATCAAAGTTGACGCAGGGACCTTCGCCGGCCCAACTTTCCAATACAAGGCGCTAATCTGA